One window from the genome of Verrucomicrobiia bacterium encodes:
- a CDS encoding PD40 domain-containing protein, translated as MTTRRLPAFRLLPWAALLATAQIAGAATGTIFFNGAESVQSPITLRSVNSDGTGLRIVPVDLPEPAFPVISRDGRQLLLTSGDPGRPFKISRNIFSLDLATGGLAKVTSFEDSVRTGTGTITTLTNGVASHTNDSSFTSYTIHFPYHKALSPDGRQVAVMDLPRTGGSTLSVSRTNAPTEQFLGGGRAPVLEVYPAAGPSLIGHLLFAGGFRTGNNQGGDGVDWHPNLAEVVGAFRDDIPVTGTSGVQGSEGTVVVVFATDGRLDPFVRKLTRPAGVWHSYIDLFTSIFTRADENDYAPAISPDGTRVAYLRHTIRFDSRISDLHNLPAVCAIRVINYDGTGDREVLRLADGLWVTRVAWSPDGSELAFDLSPQLFSQGAPLLAGDITRSEIHAVRADGTHPRPLVPAPAAYPTWSPLGIVVPPPSPPGIRITRNGEALEVQVSGLTPGREVDLERSADLDGWALVHRELASSASRTFHLEPPAANAPGFFRIRTR; from the coding sequence ATGACAACCCGTCGCCTGCCGGCCTTCCGACTTCTGCCATGGGCCGCACTCCTCGCCACTGCGCAGATTGCCGGGGCGGCGACGGGGACGATCTTTTTCAATGGAGCCGAATCCGTGCAGAGCCCGATCACGCTGCGGAGCGTGAACAGCGACGGCACCGGACTTCGGATCGTGCCGGTGGATCTGCCGGAACCGGCGTTCCCGGTGATCTCGCGTGACGGCCGGCAGCTCCTGCTCACCTCCGGGGACCCTGGCCGGCCGTTCAAGATCAGCCGCAACATCTTCAGCCTGGACCTGGCCACGGGCGGACTGGCCAAAGTCACCTCGTTTGAAGACTCCGTCCGGACGGGTACCGGCACCATCACGACGCTGACCAACGGCGTCGCCTCACACACCAACGACTCCTCGTTCACCTCCTATACGATCCACTTCCCCTACCACAAGGCGCTCTCACCGGACGGACGGCAAGTCGCCGTCATGGACCTGCCCCGGACGGGCGGCAGCACCCTGAGCGTCTCACGAACCAACGCACCCACGGAGCAATTTCTGGGGGGCGGCCGTGCGCCGGTCCTGGAGGTCTATCCGGCCGCCGGCCCCAGCTTGATCGGTCACCTGCTCTTCGCAGGCGGCTTTCGCACAGGCAACAATCAGGGCGGCGACGGCGTGGACTGGCATCCCAATCTCGCCGAGGTCGTGGGTGCCTTTCGCGATGACATTCCCGTGACGGGCACCTCCGGAGTTCAAGGCTCCGAAGGCACCGTGGTGGTGGTGTTCGCCACGGACGGGCGCCTGGACCCCTTCGTCCGCAAGCTGACACGGCCCGCGGGTGTCTGGCATTCCTACATAGACCTCTTCACCTCGATCTTCACCCGTGCGGACGAAAACGACTATGCCCCGGCGATTTCTCCGGACGGCACGCGGGTCGCCTACCTGCGGCACACGATCCGGTTCGACTCCCGGATCAGCGACCTGCACAACCTGCCGGCCGTATGCGCCATCCGGGTGATCAATTACGACGGCACGGGGGACCGCGAGGTGTTGCGACTGGCCGACGGGTTGTGGGTGACCCGCGTCGCCTGGTCGCCCGATGGTTCGGAGCTCGCCTTCGACCTTTCGCCCCAGCTGTTCTCGCAGGGCGCTCCGCTTCTGGCGGGCGACATCACCCGTTCGGAGATCCACGCGGTCCGCGCGGATGGCACCCACCCGCGACCACTGGTCCCCGCCCCGGCCGCCTACCCGACCTGGTCGCCGCTGGGAATCGTCGTTCCTCCCCCATCGCCGCCCGGGATCCGCATCACACGCAATGGGGAGGCCCTCGAAGTGCAAGTTTCCGGTCTGACTCCGGGCCGCGAGGTGGATCTTGAACGTTCGGCCGATCTGGATGGCTGGGCCCTCGTCCACCGCGAGCTGGCTTCAAGCGCCAGTCGAACGTTCCATCTGGAACCGCCGGCGGCAAACGCGCCGGGGTTCTTTCGGATCCGCACCCGATGA
- a CDS encoding cyclase family protein, with translation MTTTLPAILLAAVLAGLCHAADASRPSETWPWVDLTHPIPPGTRIGVPQTVTTDAPSSSLMTLLGAPARFAPDRPAIADLRPDQLTGRTVVVGVVDAVRTHRDYAVTVDDLQRWERRHGRIREGTIVLIHTGFGFWWPDAERYLGQSASAAGTPGRASHPGLHPEAARWLASDRRVKAVGMDTAGVDPGGSGSTEVAQIFSEAHIPIFTNVANMDRLPPTGSYGVALPLRLEDAGEAPVHIIAQFRARPSRIRSSSPAGPVF, from the coding sequence ATGACAACGACCCTCCCCGCAATCCTGCTGGCGGCGGTGCTTGCCGGCCTTTGCCATGCCGCTGATGCCTCACGCCCCTCCGAAACCTGGCCATGGGTGGACCTCACACATCCCATCCCGCCAGGCACCCGGATTGGCGTGCCCCAAACCGTCACCACGGACGCCCCGTCCTCCTCCCTCATGACACTGCTCGGGGCGCCCGCCCGATTCGCTCCCGACCGGCCGGCGATTGCCGACCTGCGACCGGATCAACTCACGGGCAGGACGGTCGTGGTGGGTGTGGTGGACGCCGTCCGCACCCACCGCGACTACGCGGTGACCGTGGACGACCTCCAGCGCTGGGAGCGTCGCCACGGACGCATTCGCGAGGGCACCATCGTGCTGATCCACACTGGATTTGGGTTCTGGTGGCCCGACGCGGAACGGTATCTGGGCCAAAGTGCCTCTGCTGCCGGGACGCCCGGGCGGGCGTCGCACCCAGGACTCCATCCGGAAGCCGCCCGATGGCTGGCGAGCGACAGGAGGGTGAAGGCCGTGGGCATGGACACGGCGGGCGTGGACCCCGGTGGGTCCGGGAGCACTGAGGTCGCGCAAATCTTCTCCGAAGCCCACATCCCGATCTTCACGAATGTTGCCAACATGGACCGGTTGCCCCCGACCGGCTCCTATGGAGTCGCCCTGCCCCTCCGGCTTGAGGATGCCGGAGAGGCGCCGGTTCACATTATCGCCCAGTTCCGCGCCCGCCCTTCCCGGATCCGTTCCTCATCTCCCGCCGGCCCCGTCTTTTGA
- a CDS encoding type II secretion system protein produces MGSGKGACRWPPVRPRTHGFTLIELLVVIAIIAILAGMLLPALARAKYTGMRAACWSNIRQQYLSQLLYSGDNRGRFPNHEDGSPDYHRLGGRADSIVTLLRGKYVPNTAILICPITRKSFGRQWLNYESMANFADRSTRDYGGWDTPAANVYTPYMWFANFTASPPMRFLTPAGRVDATDPDTEPAWPRNENECESRRAFITHRVSETPGTMLWDVGHLGRFGQGSQSRPLWAWSATPDQPVGQADGSVINRPKAQIKPRARGGPSADTTYFY; encoded by the coding sequence ATGGGGAGTGGCAAAGGGGCATGCAGGTGGCCGCCAGTCCGGCCGCGGACTCATGGGTTCACGCTGATCGAACTGCTGGTGGTGATTGCCATCATTGCGATTCTTGCGGGCATGCTGCTGCCGGCACTCGCCCGGGCCAAGTACACGGGCATGCGCGCGGCCTGCTGGAGCAACATCCGGCAGCAATACCTTTCCCAGTTGCTTTACAGCGGAGACAATCGCGGGCGGTTTCCCAACCACGAGGACGGCAGTCCCGATTACCATCGCCTCGGCGGCCGCGCCGACAGCATTGTCACGCTGCTGCGCGGAAAATACGTGCCCAACACCGCAATCCTCATCTGTCCGATCACGCGCAAGTCATTTGGCCGCCAATGGCTCAATTACGAGAGCATGGCGAACTTTGCCGATCGCTCGACGCGGGATTACGGCGGGTGGGACACTCCGGCGGCCAATGTGTACACGCCCTACATGTGGTTCGCGAACTTCACTGCGTCGCCGCCCATGCGTTTCCTGACGCCGGCAGGCCGGGTGGATGCCACGGATCCGGACACCGAGCCCGCATGGCCCCGGAACGAGAACGAGTGCGAAAGCCGCCGGGCCTTCATCACTCATCGGGTCAGCGAGACGCCCGGGACCATGCTGTGGGATGTCGGGCATCTGGGACGCTTCGGGCAGGGCAGCCAGAGCCGGCCGCTTTGGGCCTGGTCGGCCACGCCGGATCAACCCGTGGGACAGGCCGATGGCTCGGTGATCAACCGGCCCAAGGCCCAGATCAAGCCGCGGGCGCGCGGCGGC